The following coding sequences are from one Archaeoglobaceae archaeon window:
- the pdxT gene encoding pyridoxal 5'-phosphate synthase glutaminase subunit PdxT codes for MKVAVIGVQGDVEEHIIATRNAMKNLGINGEVFAVRRSGIIPDCDALIIPGGESTTISKLIFKDSIADEIIEFAKNGNRIMGTCAGLIILAKYGDEQVEKTKTRLLGLLDVKVKRNAFGRQRESFQTKLEMKNVGEVDAIFIRAPIIESVGKDVEILAKFEEKIVAVKQGKILGLAFHPELSSTKVHEYFLSF; via the coding sequence ATGAAGGTCGCGGTTATTGGAGTTCAAGGAGACGTTGAAGAGCACATAATAGCCACGAGAAATGCAATGAAAAACCTTGGGATAAATGGCGAAGTCTTTGCCGTTAGAAGGTCTGGAATTATTCCCGATTGCGATGCGCTGATAATCCCGGGTGGGGAGAGTACAACAATAAGCAAGCTCATTTTTAAAGACTCAATTGCAGATGAAATCATAGAATTTGCAAAAAATGGAAATCGAATCATGGGGACCTGCGCCGGTCTTATAATTCTTGCCAAATACGGAGATGAGCAGGTTGAAAAGACTAAAACGAGGCTATTAGGATTGCTTGATGTAAAGGTAAAACGGAATGCCTTTGGAAGGCAAAGAGAGAGCTTTCAGACAAAGCTTGAAATGAAAAATGTTGGAGAAGTTGATGCAATCTTTATAAGAGCTCCAATTATTGAAAGCGTAGGAAAGGATGTAGAGATCTTAGCAAAATTTGAGGAAAAGATCGTTGCAGTTAAACAAGGCAAAATCCTTGGGCTTGCATTTCATCCAGAACTCTCTTCTACGAAGGTCCATGAGTATTTTTTGAGTTTTTAA
- the pdxS gene encoding pyridoxal 5'-phosphate synthase lyase subunit PdxS codes for MMKLDIEKLRFGTELVKRGFAKMQKGGVIMDVTNVEQAIIAEEAGAVAVMALHKVPADIRASGGVARMADPKKIQEIMDAVTIPVMAKCRIGHIAEARALEALGVDMIDESEVLTPADTFFHIYKKDFTVPFVCGARSLGEAVRRIWEGAAMIRTKGEAGTGNVVEAVKHMRLINQAIYLLKTIPEEKIYDIAVKYASRYAELSRQVKEEMGIIVEGEIVYERFTLNEIVDGIHEILLEIRDLGRLPVVNFAAGGIATPADAALMMRLGADGVFVGSGIFKSSNPEKFARAIVEAVEHYDRPEIVAEVSKELGDAMKGLEVSKLSEGELLQTRGA; via the coding sequence ATGATGAAGCTGGATATAGAAAAGCTGAGATTTGGCACAGAGCTCGTTAAAAGAGGATTTGCAAAGATGCAGAAAGGAGGAGTCATAATGGACGTAACAAACGTAGAGCAAGCCATAATTGCAGAAGAAGCAGGAGCTGTTGCTGTAATGGCTTTGCACAAGGTTCCAGCAGACATCAGAGCAAGTGGAGGAGTGGCAAGAATGGCAGATCCAAAGAAAATTCAGGAGATAATGGATGCTGTGACGATTCCCGTGATGGCAAAATGCAGAATAGGGCATATAGCTGAAGCAAGAGCTCTGGAAGCTTTAGGGGTTGACATGATCGATGAGAGCGAAGTTCTCACTCCGGCGGATACGTTCTTCCACATATACAAGAAAGACTTTACAGTGCCATTTGTCTGCGGAGCAAGAAGCCTTGGAGAAGCGGTTAGAAGAATATGGGAAGGGGCTGCGATGATCAGAACAAAGGGAGAAGCAGGAACCGGAAATGTAGTTGAAGCAGTTAAGCACATGAGATTAATAAATCAGGCAATTTACCTTCTAAAAACCATCCCTGAGGAAAAGATTTACGATATAGCTGTTAAATACGCCTCAAGATATGCAGAACTCTCCCGACAAGTTAAAGAAGAAATGGGTATTATAGTGGAAGGGGAAATCGTTTATGAGCGTTTCACGCTTAATGAAATAGTTGACGGTATTCATGAGATTTTGCTCGAAATTCGCGATCTTGGAAGATTACCCGTAGTAAACTTTGCGGCAGGTGGAATCGCCACTCCGGCTGATGCTGCGCTGATGATGAGACTTGGAGCAGATGGTGTTTTTGTTGGCTCTGGCATTTTCAAATCTTCAAATCCCGAAAAATTTGCAAGAGCCATAGTTGAAGCTGTTGAACATTATGATCGGCCAGAGATCGTCGCTGAAGTATCAAAAGAACTTGGAGATGCGATGAAAGGACTTGAAGTCTCAAAATTAAGCGAAGGAGAGCTTCTACAGACGCGTGGAGCATGA